The nucleotide window TTGCCTTGGCTCAACCACCTGACGTCGGTGTGCAGCAGCAGAACGGTGTGGTCTGCACCTGCCTCCTCGAGCTGGGCACGGAATAAGCGCCTCTGTAAACTCCTGGCCCGAAAAGAGCACGCGATTTTTATAGCTACGTCCATGACGTCCTTCATGTTCAAAATCTTCCCGCACAGCCCTTGTTGGTGAATGATACAGTGATAGTTCAAAAAATCAGGGAAAGATTCCGACTGCTTGCACAAAGCAACGAACCCAGCAGTATGCCCAACCATAGATGGAGCCCCATCAGTTGTGATTGACGTAAGTTTGAAGAGGGGTAAATGCGACTTACTGACAAACTCCATAAACGTGTCAAAAACATGCGACCCTCTTGTGTGCCCTTTCAAAGGCAAAATTGTCAGAATCTCTTCTTTTGCCATCATGTTATGAAAAACCATCCGAATGAAAACACATAACTGCGCCACATCCACAGCATCAGTTGATTCGTCAAATTGCAGCGAAAAACAAAGACAGCTCTCAATGTCATTTCTAAGCTGTCGTTCAATGTCCTCTGACATGGTCTCGCACCGCcttgtaatggtgttcctggataGCTGGGTTTCTTGAATAGCCGACATGATCTCCTTCTTGTTCTTGAAGTCAGCAAAAAGTGCATCCGCGGCCTCCACAAAGGCTTCTTTGAAAACTTCGCCGTCTTTAAAACATTTCTTGTGCTTTGCCAGAACACGACTCACACGGTAAGACGCTATCGTGGCAGTTTTACTCTTATTAACAGGTTGCGTAAACACTGCCTGCTTTGCGGCTAGCTGTCTCCTCAGGTTGTTTACCTTTTCAGTTCGTACAGCTGATTTCGCCGGGAAGTCTTTAGCATAGCTCTTGTGAACTGTCATGAAATGTCGCTCCAAATTTCCCTTCTTTGGAATGGCCACGGTAGCATTACAGATCAAACACACTGGCTTTGAATtcgaaaaaacaaaaaagtaatcctCTTCCCACTCAGGATGAAAGTGATAATTTTTAGCTTTTTTGGTTTCCGCCATTATCTTCTCAGCTTCCACTACACTGGTTGCTAGGTTGTAAGTAGGCGGACTCTAAAGCTTCTTCGCGCTTTAGGCCCCTAGTTACAACCTAGCAACCATGGCAAACCAtacccagcatgcaacagaataGGATTCAgaattatttatctcatctcatctcattatctctagccgctttatccttctacagggtcgcaggcaaactggagcctatcccagctgactatgggcgagaggcggggtacaccctggacaagtcgccaggtcatcacagggctgacacatagacacagacaaccattcacactcacattcacacctacggtcaatttagagtcaccagttaacctaacctgcatgtctttggactgtgggggaaaccggagcacccggaggaaacccacgcggacacggggagaacatgcaaactccgcacagaaaggccctcgccggccacggggctcgaacccaggaccttcttgctgtgaggcgacagcgctaaccactacaccaccgtgccgccccagaattatttatatatttaagaattatttatatatttcttaatTTTATTAATATGAAAATATATTCTGGTCACTCATGAACGatggttttattagtgtgctttttgaacaaggttttttttttgtcattctcGCGATCGACTGAAACTCCGCCTGCGATCGACTGGTAGACCGCGATCGACTGGTTGGGCACCCTTGCCCCATTCTGTctgtcatagttgaagtgtacctatgatgaaaattacaggcctctctcatctttttaagtgggagaacttgcacaattggtggctgactaaatacttttttgccccactctatctatctatctatctatctatctatctatctatataaaatatatatacgtatatacacacggggcggcatggtggtgtagtggttagcgctgtcgcctcacagaaagaaggtccgggttcgagccccatggccggcgagggcctttctgtgtggagtttgcatgttctccccgtgtctgcgtgggtttcctccgggtgctccggtttcccccacagtccaaagacatgcaggttaggttaactggtgactctaaattgaccgtaggtgtgaatgtgagtgtgaatggttgtctgtgtctatgtgtcagccctgtgatgacctggcgacttgtccagggtgtaccccgcctttcgcccatagtcagctgggataggcttcagcttgcctgcgaccctgtagaacaggataaagcagctagagataatgagatgagatgatatatatacacacacacacaccacctataTACTGTCGGTCCTGCGCActgtggcacgtgcacctgaaggtgcaagTCGGGCTGCATGCATGccgagtgagctccagcacgcacaccatgaacaaggcgcacctgaactcaattagagaactatgtagagcagaggaggctgttgttccTGAGCCCCTCTTGGAGGCTGTCTCCCCTGAgttggtttctcagccagaatcAGCATCTGAATTAATGCCTGAACCCATGTCTGTATCAGAATCCATGCCTGTTCCCATGCCAGCGTCTGTTCCCATGCCAGCGTCTACTCCAGAGGCGGAGCCAGAGTCaccgccagtgtctgctccagaggcGGAGCTAGAGTCAGCACCAGAGCCTGCTCCAGAGGTGGAGCCAGAGCccactccagtgccagagcccacTCCAGAGGCGGAGTCAGAGTCAAGGCCTATTCCAGTGCTAGAGCCTGTGCCAGAGCCCGCTCCAGAGGTGGAGCCAGAGTCAGGGCCTATTCCAGTGCTAGAGCCCATGCCAGAGCCTGCTCCAAAGGCAGAGCCAGAGTCAGGGCctactccagtgccagagcccacGTCAGGGCCTACTCCAGTGCCAGTGCTGGAGCCAGCGTCAGAGCCTGCATCagagtctactccagagccagggccgaagccagcatcagagcctgcatcagagtctactccagagccagtgttGGAGCCAGCATCAGAACCTGCATCAGAGTCAGTGCCAGAATCGGCACCAGCTTCAGTGCTGGTGCCAGAGTTAaggccagaacctgagcctgttcctgaACCAGTGTCGGAGGACGTCTGGATCATTCTGCCACCACCTGGCCAGGAAGACATCTGCATTGTCCCGTTGCCAGGTTCTAACCCGGACCAAAGCAGTGCGCTGACAGAGCTTGAACCTGTACCTGAGCCAAGTCCAGAGTTCAAAAGAGAGCCAAGTCCACAGTCCAAGCCAAGTCCAGAacttgagtcatctcctgagctcaaacccagccttacgtccaagccagttccagaactccagttcgagtcatctccagagcccaagtccagtccagagacagagtcatctccagagctcgagcccacttccagtccagagtccaagtcaagtcccaagGTCAAGCCTACTCCAAGCCAAGAACCCAAGTTGTATCCAGAGCCTGAGCCTGAACCCCCATTGGGGccaagtatgatggattttcgctcccagaaggagctctttgggagggggttctgtcagtcctgtgcactgtggcgtgtgcacctgaaggcatgcctTGGACTGCGCGTGTGccgagtgagctccagcacgCACGCCATGTACAAGGCGCACCTGAACTTGATTAGAGAACTATATGtttggctatttaaggactgcactaATGCAAATGTGAtgcgaagtacaaccccgattccaaaaaagtttggacaaagtacaaattgtaaataaaaacgaaatgcaataatttacaaatctcaaaaactgatattgtattcacaatagaacatagacaacatatcaaatgtcgaaagtgaaacattttgaaatttcatgccaaatattggctcatttgaaatttcatgacagcaacacatctcaaaaaagctgggacaggggcattaagaggctggaaaagttaaaggtacaaaaaaggaacagctggaggaccaaattgcaactcattagatcaactggcaataggtcattaacatgactgggtataaaaagaacatcttggagtggcagcggctctcagaagtaaagatgggaagaggatcaccaatccccctaattttgcgccaacaaatagtggagcaatatcagaaaggagttcgacagtgtaaaattgcaaagagtttgaacatatcatcatctacaatgcataatatcatcaaaagattcagagaatctggaagaatctctgtgcgtaagggtcaaggccggaaaaccatactgggtgcccgtgatcttcgggcccttagacggcactgcatcacatacaggcatgcttctgtattggaaatcacaaaatgggctcaggaatatttccagagaacattatctgtgaacacaattcactgtgccatccaccgttgccagctaaaactcgatagttcaaagaagaagccatatctaaacatgatccagaagcgcagacatcttctctgggccaaggctcattaaaatggactgtggcaaagtggaaaactgttctgtggtcagacaaatcaaaatttgaagttctttttggaaatcagggacactgtgtcattgggactaaagaggagaaggacgacccaagttgttatcagcgctcagttcagaagcctgcatctctgatggtatggggttgcattagtgcgtgtggcatgggcagcttacacatctggaaagacaccatcaatgctgaaaggtatgtccaggttctagagcaacatatgctcccatccagatgacgtctctttcagggaagaccttgcattttccaacatgacaatgccaaaccacatactgcatcaattacagcatcatggctgcgtagaagaagggtctgggtactgaactggtcagcctgcagtccagatctttcacccatagaaaacatttggcgcatcataaaacggaagacacgacaaaaaagacctaagacagttgagtaactagaatcctacattcgacaagaatgggttaacattcctatccctgaacttgagcaacttgtctcctcagtccccagacgttttcagactgttgtaaagagaaaaggggatatctcacagtggtaaacatggccttgtcccaacttttttgagatgtgttgttgtcatgaaatttaaaatcacctaatttttctctttaaatgatacattttctcactttattttttaaaagatttttttgggcttttttcacctttattggataggacagtgtagagacaggaaatgagcaggagagagagatgaggagggatcaggaaatgacctcgggtcggaatcgaacccgggtccatgAGTAtgacgccttatccacctgagccatgacgcccccacattttctcactttaaacatttgatatgtcatctatgttctattctgaataaaatatggaattttgaaacttccacatcattgcattccatttttatttacaatttgtactttgtcccaacttttttggaatcggggttgtattatgctACGTTAAgtatgcattaccaagcctttccaCCCTTGTTCTTGTTTTCTTGATTCTCGTGCCCGTCTCTCGTTATTGTtatcgcttagcctttgatgttctGTTTGCACCTCAAccaaccctttgcctgttttcttgtttctgatcttgcctgctgatttggactgtttacctgtgtatatactgtatctgTATAGTCTTGCACCTTGTATATATCTGCACTCTTATaattaaactgaacacttctgcacatacatccgcctctctcGCGTACCTGACATATACCCATTCTTTTGTTTTGATTATTAATTACTTAATTAATCAAAAAAGGGGGAGTGAAGGCTTCTTAAAATTCTTATTATTTCAGAATATTTGTCATCCTCTGCCTGATGGAGAAAAATGGTATGTGTGTGCCCACAGTAACATCCTTATCTGTTATGGATTAAATGTTTCAAGAAAGAGGTTTTTGTGAAAAACCAGAAAGTGAGTGAAAGTGTTTTTGGGCAGGCAGAGAGAATGCATCTGGGGCAGAGAGAGTGTCTCAGACTTGGACAACACCGATGTATATTCATGAAGCTTCTttaataaaatctctctctctcattaggtCTTGGTGTCTGCTTGCAAATCTTTATTGCTGGGGAAAGAGAAAATTTACTTCACAACCTAACAACAAGAAGCATTTGCTAATGTGAACCCTTCCTCGCAAAAGTAGTAGTTTCATATGGTGTCATACTTCCAGATGAGCATTTCTGAGCCAGTTGTTAAAGGTGTCGCCTCCTTCATGTATAGTGGCGAAGCTCCCTGGCACTGCTGTTACTGGGCAATGCAACACTAGGTGGTCAGTGTCTTGTGGGGATTCCTGACATTTAGGGCATATAGGGGACTCTATGTAGCCCCAACGATGCAAACTGGTGGCTGTTCTGGCATGTCTTGATCTAAGCCTGTTTGCTTGAGTCCATGGTCTTCTAATTTGGTTGAGGAAGCCAGGTAATGGATTGGTGGGGTCCTCTATTAGTTCCCCACCTCTGGGAACATTTTGGTTCCATTCCTCTCTCCAGGAAGTTTTGATGCTGAAGTTTTCCTTCTTGGTCTTATAGAAGGGTTTTCTTGATTTTAATCTTGAGATGGTAGGTGCTACTTCTATAATTTGTTTGAGTGGTATGGCATTTTCTGTGTTTgagatgcgctggtgttgtttttGAGTGATCTTTGCGAAGATATGGTGGAGCAATGTTGCTCATTGTTGGTAGCCATTCTACTGGTGTTGATTTGATGGCAGCAGATATGATTTGCATGCTTTTGTTCAGTTTGGTGTCAATCTTTTTTGCATGGATGCTATGTGCTCATACTGGAGCATAATATTCAGCTACACTGTAGCATAATGCTAGTGCTGATGTTCTTAGCACACTCTGGGATGCTCCCCATGTTGTCCCTGCTAACTTCCTGATGAGTGAGTTTCTCTTTTTCAGTTTCTGTGCGGTGTCTTCCAGGTGTTTTTTGCATGTTAGGCCTCTGTCGAGGACCACTCCTAGATATTTAGGGTATGTCTCTGGTGGAAATGGTTAATTATTTACTAACACCTATAGGTTTTGATTTGCTTGGTGGTTGTTCAAATGGAAGAGAGTTGTCAGAGTTTTTGTGGTGTTCATTTTTAGATACCAGGTGTCtgtctgtcgccgttccagtgccaattcgggttccagccacctctgttcctgttaggactgggactgttttggcctctagaggccactgttatttccttttctggtcatgtttgttttgggcctctagaggtcaccactgtgttctgtgtttt belongs to Neoarius graeffei isolate fNeoGra1 chromosome 26, fNeoGra1.pri, whole genome shotgun sequence and includes:
- the LOC132874196 gene encoding zinc finger BED domain-containing protein 5-like, producing the protein MTVHKSYAKDFPAKSAVRTEKVNNLRRQLAAKQAVFTQPVNKSKTATIASYRVSRVLAKHKKCFKDGEVFKEAFVEAADALFADFKNKKEIMSAIQETQLSRNTITRRCETMSEDIERQLRNDIESCLCFSLQFDESTDAVDVAQLCVFIRMVFHNMMAKEEILTILPLKGHTRGSHVFDTFMEFVSKSHLPLFKLTSITTDGAPSMVGHTAGFVALCKQSESFPDFLNYHCIIHQQGLCGKILNMKDVMDVAIKIACSFRARSLQRRLFRAQLEEAGADHTVLLLHTDVRWLSQGKFLERFLELLPEIKEFLKHTTTHAAAYTQLEDGQWLADLAFLTDVTNKINDLNLELQGKGKHIANIISSVNTFKTKLRLLLRRLQQCDVRNFPHLEAELRRQGKDSVELARYEQQIQNILLEFERRFTDFASIEPVAQFLCFPFGENVDVDCIAPKVATLFSLDSSAVENEILTLQNDIEIKCRATPGITGEFWNLLLEEKYPNLRQCALNMTSLFGSTYLCESAFSHMKIIKSKYRTTLTDDHLAACLRLALNSYCPDYEKLAASSQCQKSH